In a genomic window of Myotis daubentonii chromosome 18, mMyoDau2.1, whole genome shotgun sequence:
- the THBS3 gene encoding thrombospondin-3, whose amino-acid sequence METQELRGALALLLLCTLASASQDLQVIDLLTVGESRQMVAVAEKIRTALLTAGDIYLLSTFRLPPKQGGVLFGLYSRQDNTRWLEASVVGKINKVLVRYQREDGKVHAVNLQQAGLADGRTHTALLRLRGPSRPSPALQLYVDCKLGDQHAGLPALAPIPPAEVNGLEIRTGQKAYLRMQGFVESMKMILGGSMARVGALSECPFQGDESIHSAVASALHSILGEQTKALVTQLTLFNQILVELRDDIRDQVKEMSLIRNTIMECQVCGFHEQRSHCSPNPCFRGVDCMEVYEYPGYRCGPCPPGLQGNGTHCTDINECAHADPCFPGSSCINTVPGFHCEACPRGYKGTRVSGVGIDYARASKQVCNDVDECNDGNNGGCDPNSICTNTVGSFKCGPCRLGFLGNQSQGCFPARTCHSPAHSPCHVHAHCLFERNGAVSCSCNVGWAGNGNVCGPDTDIDGYPDQALPCMDNNKHCKQDNCLLTPNSGQEDADNDGVGDQCDDDADGDGIKNVEDNCRLFPNKDQQNSDTDSFGDACDNCPNVPNNDQKDTDGNGEGDACDNDVDGDGIPNGLDNCPKVPNPLQTDRDEDGVGDACDSCPEMSNPTQTDADSDLVGDVCDTNEDSDGDGHQDTKDNCPQLPNSSQLDSDNDGLGDECDGDDDNDGVPDYVPPGPDNCRLVPNPNQKDSDGNGIGDVCEDDFDNDAVVDPLDVCPESAEVTLTDFRAYQTVVLDPEGDAQIDPNWVVLNQGMEIVQTMNSDPGLAVGYTAFNGVDFEGTFHVNTVTDDDYAGFLFSYQDSGRFYVVMWKQTEQTYWQATPFRAVAQPGLQLKAVTSVSGPGEHLRNALWHTGHTPDQVRLLWTDPRNVGWRDKTSYRWQLLHRPQVGYIRVKLYEGPQLVADSGVIIDTSMRGGRLGVFCFSQENIIWSNLQYRCNDTVPEDFEPFRRQLLLGRV is encoded by the exons TGCTGGTGCGGTACCAGCGGGAGGATGGCAAAGTCCATGCAGTGAACCTACAGCAAGCAGGCCTGGCCGACGGGCGCACACACACAGCTCTCCTGCGACTCCGAGGCCCATcccgccccagccctgctctgcagcTCTATGTGGACTGCAAACTGGGCGATCAGCATGCTGGTCTCCCGGCCTTGGCCCCCATTCCTCCAGCGGAGGTCAATGGGCTGGAGATTCGGACCGGACAGAAGGCTTACTTGAGGAtgcag GGCTTCGTGGAGTCTATGAAGATGATTCTAGGCGGGTCCATGGCCCGGGTCGGAGCCTTGAGTGAGTGTCCATTCCAGGGGGACGAGTCCATCCACAGTGCAG TGGCCAGCGCTCTTCACTCCATCCTGG GGGAGCAAACCAAGGCACTGGTCACCCAACTCACCCTCTTCAACCAGATCCTGGTGGAGCTGCGGGATGATATCCGAGACCAG GTGAAGGAAATGTCCCTGATCCGAAACACCATCATGGAGTGTCAGGTGTGCG GCTTCCATGAGCAGCGTTCCCACTGCAGCCCCAATCCCTGCTTCCGAGGCGTGGACTGCATGGAAGTGTACGAGTACCCTGGCTACCGCTGCGGGCCCTGCCCGCCTGGCCTGCAGGGCAATGGCACCCACTGCACTGACATCAATGAG TGCGCTCATGCCGACCCGTGTTTCCCGGGCTCCAGCTGCATCAACACCGTGCCTGGTTTCCACTGTGAGGCCTGTCCTCGGGGCTACAAAGGCACACGGGTGTCGGGTGTGGGCATCGACTATGCCCGGGCCAGCAAGCAG GTCTGCAACGATGTTGATGAATGCAATGACGGGAACAATGGTGGCTGTGACCCAAACTCCATCTGCACCAATACAGTG GGCTCTTTCAAGTGTGGTCCCTGTCGCCTGGGCTTCCTGGGCAACCAAAGCCAGGGCTGCTTTCCAGCTCGgacctgccacagcccagcccacagcccctgccaCGTCCACGCACACTGCCTCTTCGAACGCAACGGTGCAGTGTCCTGCTCG TGTAACGTGGGCTGGGCCGGGAACGGGAACGTGTGTGGGCCAGACACTGACATCGATGGCTACCCAGATCAGGCGCTGCCCTGCATGGACAACAACAAGCACTGCAAGCAG GACAACTGCCTTTTGACACCTAACTCTGGGCAGGAAGATGCTGATAATGATGGCGTGGGGGACCAGTGTGATGATGATGCTGATGGGGACGGGATCAAGAACGTTGAG GACAACTGCCGGCTATTCCCCAACAAGGACCAGCAAAACTCAGATACAGATTCATTTGGTGACGCCTGTGACAACTGTCCCAACGTCCCCAACAATGACCAGAAGGACACAGATGGCAATGGGGAAGGGGATGCCTGTGACAACGACGTGGATGGGGATG GCATCCCCAATGGACTGGACAATTGCCCTAAAGTCCCCAACCCCCTACAGACAGATAGGGATGAGGATGGTGTGGGAGATGCTTGTGACAGCTGCCCTGAAATGAGCAATCCTACCCAG ACAGATGCAGACAGTGACCTGGTGGGGGATGTCTGTGACACCAATGAAGACAG CGATGGAGATGGCCATCAGGACACCAAAGACAACTGCCCACAGCTACCCAATAGTTCCCAGCTGGACTCAGACAATGACGGGCTTGGAGATGAGTGTGACGGGGACGATGACAATGATGGTGTCCCAGATTATGTGCCTCCTGGTCCTGATAACTGTCGCCTGGTACCCAACCCCAATCAGAAGGACTCAGATG GCAATGGCATTGGCGATGTGTGTGAGGATGACTTTGACAATGATGCAGTGGTCGACCCCCTGGATGTGTGCCCTGAAAGTGCAGAGGTAACACTCACAGATTTTCGGGCCTATCAGACCGTCGTCTTGGACCCTGAAGGGGATGCTCAGATTGATCCAAACTGGGTCGTGCTCAACCAG GGCATGGAAATCGTTCAGACCATGAACAGTGACCCTGGCCTGGCAGTTG gATATACCGCCTTCAACGGTGTGGACTTTGAAGGCACCTTCCATGTGAACACCGTGACCGATGATGACTACGCAGGCTTCCTCTTCAGCTACCAGGACAGTGGCCGCTTCTACGTGGTCATGTGGAAGCAGACGGAGCAGACCTACTGGCAGGCCACACCTTTCCGGGCTGTTGCCCAGCCTGGGCTGCAGCTCAAG GCAGTGACATCAGTGTCTGGCCCAGGTGAGCACCTCCGGAATGCCTTGTGGCATACTGGCCACACCCCTGATCAGGTACGACTGCTGTGGACTGACCCACGAAATGTGGGCTGGCGTGACAAGACCTCCTACCGCTGGCAGCTGCTGCACCGGCCTCAAGTTGGCTACATTCG AGTGAAGCTCTATGAGGGTCCCCAGCTAGTGGCGGATTCTGGGGTGATCATTGACACATCCATGCGAGGGGGGCGTCTTGGTGTATTCTGCTTCTCCCAAGAAAACATCATTTGGTCCAATCTCCAGTACCGATGCAATG ACACAGTTCCCGAGGACTTTGAGCCATTCCGGAGGCAGCTGCTCCTTGGAAGAGTGTGA
- the MUC1 gene encoding mucin-1, with translation MTPGIQAPRFFLLLLVPVLTAPPITPLQMVPTTSGHTSHSENTQTVTAQSSPVSRFTDRSSVSTSSSSLPTHSPGSSVATTAAPSATSSPATSSASTSATTAAPDATSSPATSSASSVATTAAPDATSSPATSSASSVVTTPAPDATSSPATSSASSVVTTPAPDATSSPATSSASSVVTTAAPDATSSPATSSASSVVTTAAPDATSSPATSSASSVVTTPAPDATSSPATSPASSVVTTPAPDATSSPATSPASSVAATPAPDATSSLATSPASSVVTTPAPDATSSLATSPASSVVTTPAPDATSSPATSSASSVVTTPAPDATSSPATSPASSVVTTPAPDATSSPATSSASTSAATAAPDATSSPATSSASSVVTTPAPDATSSPATSSASTSATTAAPDATSSLATSPASSVVTTPAPDATSSPATSSASTSATTAAPDATSSPATSSASTSATTAVPDATSSPATSPASSVAATPAHKSTSAKATTTPVGKGTPSSVPSHSDTPTTLASHRTRTTASSTSGSIVPLTSSNHSLSFFFLSFRILNLPFNSSLEDPSTNYYQVLQRNVTEWILQIYKQENFLGSSNVKFRPGSVVAESTLAFREGTTNANKVAAQFLLDESHEKRYNWVISRLIVDDVSFPSSSRPGSGVPGWGIALLVLVCVLVALVIIYLIALAVCQCRRKSCGQLDLFPTRDAYHPMSEYPTYHTHGRYVPPGTKRSPYEEVSAGNGGSSLSYTNPAATSANL, from the exons ATGACACCAGGCATCCAGGCCCCTCGCTTCTTCCTGCTGCTGCTAGTCCCGGTGCTGACAG CTCCTCCCATCACTCCCCTTCAAATGGTTCCTACAACCTCTGGCCACACAAGCCACTCGGAAAATACACAGACTGTGACTGCCCAAAGCAGCCCAGTGTCCAGGTTCACTGACAGAAGTTCTGTGAGCACAAGCAGCAGCTCACTCCCCACTCACAGCCCTGGCTCAAGTGTGGCCACCACTGCAGCCCCCAGTGCCACCTCTTCCCCGGCCACCAGCTCTGCCTCAACCTCGGCCACCACTGCAGCCCCCGATGCCACCTCTTCCCCGGCCACCAGCTCTGCCTCAAGTGTGGCCACCACTGCAGCCCCCGATGCCACCTCTTCCCCGGCCACCAGCTCTGCCTCAAGTGTGGTCACCACTCCAGCTCCCGATGCCACCTCTTCCCCGGCCACCAGCTCTGCCTCAAGTGTGGTCACCACTCCAGCTCCCGATGCCACCTCTTCCCCGGCCACCAGCTCTGCCTCAAGTGTGGTCACCACTGCAGCCCCCGATGCCACCTCTTCCCCGGCCACCAGCTCTGCCTCAAGTGTGGTCACCACTGCAGCCCCCGATGCCACCTCTTCCCCGGCCACCAGCTCTGCCTCAAGTGTGGTCACCACTCCAGCTCCCGATGCCACCTCTTCCCCGGCCACCAGCCCTGCCTCAAGTGTGGTCACCACTCCAGCTCCCGATGCCACCTCTTCCCCGGCCACCAGCCCTGCCTCAAGTGTGGCAGCCACTCCAGCTCCCGATGCCACCTCTTCCCtggccaccagccctgcctcAAGTGTGGTCACCACTCCAGCTCCCGATGCCACCTCTTCCCtggccaccagccctgcctcAAGTGTGGTCACCACTCCAGCTCCCGATGCCACCTCTTCCCCGGCCACTAGCTCTGCCTCAAGTGTGGTCACCACTCCAGCTCCCGATGCCACCTCTTCCCCAGCCACCAGCCCTGCCTCAAGTGTGGTCACCACTCCAGCTCCCGATGCCACCTCTTCCCCGGCCACCAGCTCTGCCTCAACCTCGGCCGCCACTGCAGCCCCCGATGCCACCTCTTCCCCGGCCACCAGCTCTGCCTCAAGTGTGGTCACCACTCCAGCTCCCGATGCCACCTCTTCCCCGGCCACCAGCTCTGCCTCAACCTCGGCCACCACTGCAGCCCCCGATGCCACCTCTTCCCtggccaccagccctgcctcAAGTGTGGTCACCACTCCAGCTCCCGATGCCACCTCTTCCCCGGCCACCAGCTCTGCCTCAACCTCGGCCACCACTGCAGCCCCTGATGCCACCTCTTCCCCGGCCACCAGCTCTGCCTCAACCTCGGCCACCACTGCAGTCCCCGATGCCACCTCTTCCCCGGCCACCAGCCCTGCCTCAAGTGTGGCAGCCACTCCAGCGCACAAGAGCACTTCTGCCAAGGCTACCACCACCCCAGTTGGCAAGGGCACTCCATCCTCAGTTCCCAGCCACTCTGATACTCCCACCACCCTTGCCAGCCACAGAACCAGGACTACAGCCAGTAGCACTAGCGGTAGCATAGTGCCCCTCACCTCTTCCAATCATAGCTTGTCCTTCTTCTTCCTGTCCTTTCGTATTTTGAACCTCCCGTTTAACTCTTCCCTGGAAGACCCCAGCACTAACTATTACCAGGTGCTGCAGAGAAACGTGACTGAATGG atTTTGCAGATTTACAAGCAGGAGAATTTTCTGGGCTCCTCTAACGTAAAGTTCAG GCCAGGATCTGTGGTGGCGGAGTCAACTCTGGCCTTCCGAGAGGGCACCACCAATGCCAACAAGGTAGCGGCACAGTTTCTTCTAGATGAATCACATGAAAAGAGATACAACTGGGTCATCTCAAGACTTATTG TGGATGATGTgtcatttccttcctcttcccggCCTGGGTCCGGGGTACCTGGCTGGGGCATTGCCCTGCTGGTGCTGGTCTGTGTTCTGGTTGCGCTGGTCATCATCTATCTCATTGCCCTG GCGGTGTGTCAGTGCCGCCGGAAgagctgtgggcagctggaccTCTTCCCAACCCGAGATGCCTACCATCCTATGAGCGAGTACCCCACCTACCACACCCACGGGCGCTATGTGCCCCCTGGTACCAAACGTAGCCCTTATGAGGAG GTTTCTGCAGGCAATGGTGGCAGCAGCCTCTCCTACACGAACCCAGCAGCCACTTCTGCCAACTTGTAG